Proteins from one Mycobacterium sp. SMC-2 genomic window:
- the nuoL gene encoding NADH-quinone oxidoreductase subunit L: protein MTHYTWLLVALPLAGAAILLFGGRRTDAWGHWLGCATALAAFGVGLSLLNELLGRGADDRVIHQRVFSWIPVGGLQVDLGLQIDQLSVCFVLLITGVGSLIHIYSVAYMAEDPDRRRFFGYLNLFLASMLLLVVADNYVVLYVGWEGVGLASYLLIGFWYHKPTAATAAKKAFVMNRVGDAGLALGMFLMFSTFGTLSYAGVFAGAPGAGRGALTAMGLLLLLGACAKSAQVPLQAWLGDAMEGPTPVSALIHAATMVTAGVYLIVRSNPLYNLAPDAQTAVVVVGAVTLLLGAFIGCAKDDIKRALAASTMSQIGYMVLAAGLGPAGYAFAIMHLLTHGFFKAGLFLGSGAVIHAMHEEQDMRRYGGLRAALPITFATFGLGYLAIIGVPPFAGFFSKDAIIEAALGAGGVRGYVLGGAALLGAGVTAFYMTRVMLMTFFGQKRWAPGSHPHEAPALMTWPMILLAIGSVVSGGLLAVGGTLQRWLEPVVGKHEEVTHAFPAWVSTALALGVVAIGIAVAYRLYATAEIPSVAPLSVSPVTTAARRDFYGDAFNEEVFMRPGAELTQALVDVDDAGVDGSVNALAALVSRTSNRLRGLQTGFARNYALSMLTGAVLVIALILAVKLW from the coding sequence ATGACTCACTACACCTGGCTGCTGGTGGCGCTGCCGCTGGCGGGTGCCGCGATCCTGTTGTTCGGCGGTCGACGCACCGACGCGTGGGGGCACTGGCTGGGCTGCGCCACCGCCCTCGCGGCGTTCGGCGTTGGCCTGAGCCTGCTCAACGAGTTGCTCGGCCGCGGCGCCGACGACCGGGTCATCCACCAGCGGGTGTTCAGCTGGATCCCGGTCGGCGGGCTGCAGGTGGACCTCGGCCTGCAGATCGACCAGCTGTCGGTGTGTTTCGTGCTGCTGATCACCGGGGTCGGGTCGCTGATCCACATCTATTCGGTCGCCTACATGGCCGAAGACCCCGACCGCCGAAGGTTTTTCGGCTACCTCAACCTGTTCCTGGCTTCGATGCTGCTGCTGGTGGTCGCCGACAACTACGTGGTGCTCTACGTCGGCTGGGAAGGCGTGGGCCTGGCGTCCTACCTGCTGATCGGGTTCTGGTACCACAAGCCGACGGCGGCCACAGCGGCCAAGAAGGCGTTCGTGATGAACCGCGTCGGGGACGCCGGGCTGGCCCTTGGAATGTTCTTGATGTTCAGCACATTCGGCACGCTGTCCTACGCCGGGGTGTTCGCCGGAGCGCCCGGCGCCGGCCGCGGGGCGCTGACGGCGATGGGCTTGCTGCTGCTGCTGGGCGCCTGCGCGAAGTCCGCGCAGGTCCCGCTGCAGGCCTGGTTGGGTGACGCCATGGAGGGCCCCACCCCGGTGTCCGCGCTGATCCACGCCGCCACCATGGTGACCGCCGGTGTCTACCTGATCGTGCGGTCCAATCCGCTCTACAACCTGGCGCCCGACGCCCAGACCGCCGTCGTGGTGGTCGGCGCCGTCACGTTGCTGCTCGGGGCGTTCATCGGTTGCGCCAAGGACGACATCAAACGCGCGCTGGCGGCCTCGACGATGAGCCAGATCGGCTACATGGTGCTGGCCGCCGGTCTCGGCCCGGCCGGCTACGCATTCGCGATCATGCATCTGCTCACCCACGGCTTCTTCAAGGCCGGCTTGTTCCTCGGCTCCGGCGCGGTGATCCACGCGATGCACGAGGAACAGGACATGCGCCGCTACGGCGGCCTGCGCGCGGCGCTGCCGATCACGTTCGCCACCTTCGGCCTGGGCTATCTGGCTATCATCGGCGTGCCCCCGTTCGCGGGCTTCTTCTCCAAGGACGCCATCATCGAGGCCGCGCTGGGCGCCGGCGGCGTCCGCGGTTACGTGCTGGGCGGGGCCGCGCTGCTGGGCGCGGGCGTCACCGCGTTCTACATGACCCGGGTGATGCTGATGACGTTCTTCGGCCAAAAGCGTTGGGCCCCGGGCAGCCATCCGCACGAGGCACCGGCCCTGATGACCTGGCCGATGATCCTGCTCGCCATCGGCTCGGTGGTTTCCGGCGGCCTGCTGGCCGTCGGCGGCACCCTGCAGCGCTGGCTCGAGCCGGTCGTCGGGAAGCACGAGGAGGTGACCCACGCCTTCCCGGCCTGGGTGAGCACCGCCCTGGCGCTGGGCGTCGTCGCGATCGGGATCGCGGTGGCCTACCGGCTGTACGCCACCGCCGAAATCCCCAGTGTGGCCCCGCTCTCGGTGTCGCCGGTGACGACGGCCGCCCGCAGGGACTTCTACGGCGACGCCTTCAACGAGGAGGTGTTCATGCGCCCCGGAGCCGAACTGACCCAAGCGCTTGTCGACGTCGACGACGCGGGGGTGGACGGCTCGGTCAACGCGCTGGCCGCGCTGGTCAGCCGGACTTCGAATCGCCTACGGGGGCTGCAAACCGGCTTCGCCCGCAACTACGCATTGTCGATGCTGACGGGCGCGGTCCTGGTGATCGCGCTGATCCTGGCGGTGAAACTGTGGTGA
- the nuoK gene encoding NADH-quinone oxidoreductase subunit NuoK, whose amino-acid sequence MNPANYLYLSALLFTIGASGVLLRRNAIVMFMCVELMLNAVNLAFVTFARMHGHLDGQMIAFFTMVVAACEVVVGLAIIMTIFRARKSASVDDANLLKG is encoded by the coding sequence GTGAATCCGGCCAACTACCTGTATCTTTCGGCCCTGCTGTTCACCATTGGGGCCTCGGGTGTGCTGTTGCGACGCAACGCCATCGTGATGTTCATGTGCGTCGAGCTGATGCTGAACGCGGTCAACCTGGCGTTCGTCACGTTCGCGCGGATGCACGGCCACCTGGACGGGCAGATGATCGCGTTCTTCACGATGGTGGTGGCCGCGTGCGAGGTCGTCGTCGGACTGGCCATCATCATGACCATTTTCCGTGCCCGCAAATCGGCGTCGGTGGACGACGCGAACCTACTCAAAGGCTGA
- a CDS encoding NADH-quinone oxidoreductase subunit J yields the protein MTAFTGQLLAADTIARTSTGEAVAFWVLGALALIGAIGVVLSVNAVYSAMFLAMTMIVLAVFYMVQDALFLGVVQVVVYTGAVMMLFLFVLMLIGVDSAESLKETLHGQRIAAVLAGIGFGVLLIAAIGTAATGGFAGLTAANANGNVEGLAALIFSRYLWAFELTSALLITAAIGAMVLAHRERFERRKTQRELSQERFQPGGHPTPMPNPGVYARHNAVDVAALLPDGSYSELSVSPILRSRGADGKETPSRQAIKGGAS from the coding sequence ATGACCGCGTTCACGGGCCAGCTCCTGGCGGCCGACACGATCGCCCGCACCTCCACCGGTGAGGCGGTGGCGTTCTGGGTGCTGGGCGCGCTGGCGCTGATCGGCGCGATCGGGGTGGTGCTGTCGGTCAACGCCGTATACTCCGCGATGTTCCTGGCGATGACGATGATCGTCCTGGCGGTGTTCTACATGGTCCAGGACGCGCTGTTTCTCGGTGTCGTCCAAGTCGTGGTCTACACCGGCGCGGTCATGATGCTGTTTTTGTTCGTGCTGATGCTGATCGGCGTGGATTCCGCCGAATCCCTCAAGGAGACGCTGCACGGGCAGCGCATCGCCGCGGTGCTGGCGGGTATCGGGTTCGGCGTTCTGCTGATCGCCGCGATCGGCACCGCCGCGACCGGAGGCTTCGCGGGCCTGACCGCCGCCAACGCCAACGGCAACGTGGAAGGCCTTGCCGCGCTGATCTTCTCCCGTTATCTGTGGGCATTCGAACTCACCAGCGCGCTGCTGATCACCGCGGCCATCGGGGCGATGGTGCTGGCCCACCGCGAGCGCTTCGAGCGCCGCAAGACGCAGCGGGAACTCTCGCAGGAGAGATTCCAGCCCGGCGGGCACCCGACCCCGATGCCCAACCCCGGCGTCTACGCGCGCCACAACGCCGTCGACGTGGCCGCGCTGCTGCCGGACGGGTCGTACTCGGAACTGTCGGTGTCGCCGATCCTGCGTAGCCGCGGCGCCGACGGCAAGGAAACCCCCTCCCGTCAGGCCATCAAAGGCGGCGCTTCGTGA
- the nuoI gene encoding NADH-quinone oxidoreductase subunit NuoI, which produces MFKRRVTEEYPEKPGPIAPRYHGRHQLNRYPDGLEKCIGCELCAWACPADAIYVEGADNTEELRYSPGERYGRVYQINYLRCIGCGLCIEACPTRALTMTNNYEMADDNRADLIYEKDRLLAPLLPDMTAPPHPRAPGATDKDYYLGNVTANGLRESETAGGSR; this is translated from the coding sequence ATGTTCAAACGGCGCGTGACCGAGGAGTATCCGGAGAAGCCGGGCCCCATTGCACCGCGCTATCACGGGCGTCACCAGCTCAACCGGTACCCGGACGGCCTGGAGAAGTGCATCGGGTGCGAGCTGTGCGCGTGGGCATGTCCCGCCGATGCGATCTACGTCGAGGGCGCGGACAACACCGAGGAGCTCAGGTATTCGCCCGGGGAACGCTACGGCCGGGTCTATCAGATCAACTACCTGCGTTGCATCGGCTGCGGTCTGTGCATCGAGGCCTGCCCGACCCGCGCGCTGACGATGACGAACAACTACGAGATGGCCGACGACAACCGCGCCGACCTGATCTACGAAAAGGACCGGCTGCTGGCCCCCCTGCTCCCCGACATGACCGCGCCGCCGCACCCCCGGGCACCCGGCGCCACCGACAAGGACTACTACCTGGGCAACGTCACGGCGAACGGCCTGCGCGAGTCCGAGACGGCCGGCGGCTCCCGATGA
- the nuoH gene encoding NADH-quinone oxidoreductase subunit NuoH, whose translation MAAFGHDTWWLVLGKALAIFVFLMLNVLVAILLERKILGWMQRRPGPNRAGPWGALQSLADGIKLALKETITPGGVDKFVYFAAPVISTIPAFTAFAFIPFGPVVSVFGHRTPLQLTDLPVAVLFILGLSAIGVYGIVLGGWASGSTYPLLGGVRSTAQVISYEVAMGLSFAAVFLYAGSMSTSQIVAAQDRVWYVFLLLPSFVIYLISMVGETNRAPFDLPEAEGELVAGFHTEYSSLKFAMFMLAEYVNMMTVSSLATALFFGGWHAPWPINMWAGANTGWWPVLWFTAKMWTFLFIYFWLRASLPRLRYDQFMGLGWKLLIPASLVWVLIAAVIRTLQNQGYAHWTPLLVACSVVFATALVLLLRKPFATPGIRALERQLRRQAKQLPAGQISAPVFPTPPLPMKSLAAASKEKARG comes from the coding sequence TTGGCTGCCTTCGGACACGACACCTGGTGGCTGGTGCTGGGCAAGGCGCTGGCCATCTTCGTGTTCCTCATGCTCAACGTGCTGGTCGCGATCCTGCTCGAACGCAAGATCCTCGGCTGGATGCAACGGCGGCCCGGACCGAACCGCGCGGGACCGTGGGGCGCCCTGCAGAGCCTGGCCGACGGAATCAAGTTGGCGCTCAAGGAAACCATCACCCCGGGCGGCGTGGACAAGTTCGTCTACTTCGCGGCGCCGGTCATTTCCACGATCCCCGCGTTCACCGCCTTCGCGTTCATCCCGTTCGGCCCGGTGGTGTCGGTGTTCGGCCACCGCACACCGCTGCAGCTGACCGATCTGCCGGTCGCGGTGCTGTTCATCCTGGGCCTGTCGGCGATCGGGGTGTACGGCATCGTGCTCGGCGGCTGGGCGTCCGGGTCCACCTACCCGCTGCTGGGCGGCGTGCGCTCCACCGCCCAGGTCATCTCCTACGAGGTGGCGATGGGGCTGTCGTTCGCGGCGGTGTTCCTCTACGCCGGCTCCATGTCGACCTCGCAGATCGTCGCCGCGCAGGACCGGGTCTGGTACGTCTTTTTGCTGCTGCCGTCGTTCGTGATCTACCTGATCTCGATGGTCGGTGAAACCAACCGGGCGCCATTCGATTTGCCCGAGGCCGAGGGGGAGCTGGTCGCCGGATTCCACACCGAGTACTCGTCGCTGAAGTTCGCGATGTTCATGCTGGCCGAGTACGTCAACATGATGACCGTTTCGTCGCTGGCCACCGCGTTGTTCTTCGGAGGTTGGCATGCGCCCTGGCCGATCAACATGTGGGCGGGCGCCAACACCGGGTGGTGGCCGGTGCTGTGGTTCACCGCCAAGATGTGGACCTTCCTGTTCATCTACTTCTGGCTGCGGGCCTCACTGCCGCGGCTGCGCTACGACCAGTTCATGGGGCTGGGCTGGAAGCTGCTGATCCCGGCCTCGCTGGTCTGGGTGTTGATCGCGGCAGTGATCCGCACGCTGCAGAACCAGGGGTATGCGCATTGGACCCCGCTGCTGGTGGCCTGCAGCGTCGTGTTCGCCACGGCGTTGGTGCTGCTGTTGCGAAAGCCGTTCGCCACGCCCGGCATTCGCGCGCTGGAGCGACAGCTGCGCCGCCAGGCCAAGCAACTACCGGCCGGACAGATCTCCGCACCGGTATTCCCGACACCGCCGCTGCCGATGAAGTCCCTGGCGGCTGCGAGCAAGGAGAAAGCACGTGGCTAA
- a CDS encoding NADH-quinone oxidoreductase subunit G, producing the protein MTQTADTHKNVADAEMVTLTIDDNEITVPKGTLVIRAAELMGIQIPRFCEHPLLDPVGACRQCIVEIEGQRKPMTSCTVAATDGMVVRTQLSSEVADKAQHLVMELLLINHPLDCPMCDKGGECPLQNQAMSNGRPESRFHDSKRRFAKPINISSQVLLDRERCISCVRCTRFSDQIAGDKFIDVLERGAQQQIGIYANEPFNSYFSGNTVQICPVGALTGTAYRFRARPFDLVSSPSICEHCASGCAQRTDHRRGKVLRRLAGDDPEVNEEWNCDKGRWAFTYATQPDVITTPLIRDADGALVPASWSHAMATAIRGLEAARGRTGVLVGGRATLEDAYAYSKFARIVLDSNDIDFRARPSSAEEADFLAARIAGRRDVSYSDLESAPVVLLVGFEPEDESPIVFLRLRKAARKRGLPVHAVAPFATRALTKMSGRLVKTVPGSEAAALDGLGTGEVGDLLSSPGAVIMVGERLATVPGGLSAAARLADTTGARLAWVPRRAGERGALEAGALPSLLPGGRPLDDETARAQIAAAWNVDQLPSAAGRDADGILAAAADGTLGALLVGGVEPDDFADPEAVLAALDAAGFVVSLELRRSAVTERADVVFPVASTAQKAGAFVNWEGRYRPFEPALHGTTQQASESDHRVLDALAEEMGVYLGLSTAEAARAELSALGMWEGGWAAGPAVATPQPDQAGNRPEKGQAVLTGWRLLLDNGRMQDGEPHLAGTAREPAVRLSADTAAEIGAAEGDAVTVSTARGSISLPLIITDMPDRVVWLPLNSPGSAVHRKLGVTIGSTVKIGVGS; encoded by the coding sequence ATGACCCAGACGGCCGACACCCACAAGAACGTCGCGGACGCGGAGATGGTGACGTTGACCATCGACGACAACGAGATCACTGTTCCCAAAGGGACTTTGGTGATTCGTGCCGCCGAATTGATGGGGATCCAGATCCCGCGGTTCTGCGAACACCCGTTGCTGGACCCGGTGGGCGCGTGCCGGCAGTGCATCGTGGAGATCGAGGGCCAGCGCAAGCCGATGACCTCGTGCACGGTGGCGGCCACCGACGGGATGGTGGTACGCACCCAACTGAGCTCGGAGGTCGCCGACAAGGCGCAGCACCTGGTGATGGAGCTGCTCTTGATCAACCATCCGCTGGACTGCCCGATGTGCGACAAGGGCGGCGAATGCCCGCTGCAGAACCAGGCGATGTCCAACGGCCGACCCGAGAGCCGCTTCCACGACAGCAAACGGCGCTTCGCCAAGCCGATCAACATCTCCTCGCAGGTGCTGCTGGACCGCGAGCGGTGCATTTCGTGCGTGCGCTGCACCCGGTTCTCCGACCAGATCGCCGGGGACAAGTTCATCGACGTGCTGGAGCGCGGCGCGCAGCAGCAGATCGGCATCTACGCCAACGAGCCGTTCAACTCGTACTTTTCGGGCAACACGGTGCAGATCTGCCCGGTGGGCGCGCTTACGGGGACCGCGTACCGTTTCCGGGCCCGCCCGTTCGACCTGGTCTCCAGCCCGAGCATTTGCGAGCACTGCGCGTCGGGGTGCGCCCAGCGCACCGACCACCGCCGCGGCAAGGTGCTGCGCCGCCTGGCCGGGGACGACCCCGAGGTCAACGAGGAGTGGAACTGCGACAAGGGCCGGTGGGCGTTCACCTACGCGACCCAGCCGGACGTGATCACCACTCCCCTGATCCGCGATGCGGACGGGGCGCTGGTGCCCGCGTCGTGGTCGCACGCGATGGCGACGGCGATCCGGGGTCTCGAGGCGGCCCGCGGGCGCACGGGTGTGCTCGTCGGCGGCCGGGCCACCTTGGAAGACGCCTACGCCTACTCCAAGTTCGCCCGAATCGTCTTGGACAGCAACGACATCGACTTCCGCGCCCGTCCGAGCTCGGCCGAAGAGGCCGACTTCCTGGCGGCACGCATCGCCGGCCGCCGTGACGTCAGCTATTCCGATCTGGAATCCGCGCCGGTGGTGCTGCTGGTCGGGTTCGAGCCGGAAGACGAGTCGCCCATCGTGTTCCTGCGGCTGCGCAAGGCCGCCCGCAAGCGCGGGCTGCCGGTGCACGCGGTCGCGCCGTTCGCGACCCGGGCGCTGACCAAGATGTCGGGGCGGCTCGTCAAGACCGTCCCGGGCAGCGAAGCGGCGGCGCTGGACGGGCTGGGCACCGGCGAGGTGGGCGACCTGCTCTCCTCCCCCGGCGCGGTCATCATGGTCGGGGAGCGGCTGGCCACGGTGCCCGGCGGATTGTCCGCCGCCGCCCGGCTCGCCGACACCACCGGCGCCCGGCTGGCCTGGGTGCCGCGCCGGGCCGGCGAGCGCGGCGCGCTGGAGGCCGGCGCGCTGCCCAGCCTGCTGCCAGGCGGCCGCCCACTCGACGACGAGACCGCCCGCGCGCAGATCGCCGCGGCGTGGAACGTTGACCAATTGCCTTCTGCCGCTGGGCGTGACGCCGACGGCATTTTGGCCGCCGCCGCCGACGGCACCCTGGGCGCGTTGCTTGTCGGGGGTGTGGAACCCGACGACTTCGCCGACCCCGAAGCGGTGCTGGCGGCACTGGACGCCGCGGGGTTCGTGGTCAGCCTGGAGCTGCGGCGCAGCGCCGTCACCGAACGCGCCGACGTGGTGTTTCCGGTGGCGTCGACGGCCCAGAAGGCAGGCGCGTTCGTCAACTGGGAGGGCCGCTACCGCCCGTTCGAACCCGCACTGCATGGCACCACGCAGCAAGCCAGTGAATCCGACCACCGGGTGCTCGACGCCCTGGCCGAGGAGATGGGCGTCTATCTGGGGCTCTCGACCGCCGAAGCGGCCCGCGCGGAACTGTCGGCGCTGGGAATGTGGGAAGGTGGCTGGGCCGCCGGGCCCGCCGTCGCGACGCCGCAACCGGACCAGGCCGGCAACCGGCCTGAAAAAGGCCAAGCGGTGCTGACCGGCTGGCGGCTGCTGCTCGACAACGGCCGGATGCAGGACGGGGAACCGCATTTGGCCGGGACCGCGCGCGAACCCGCGGTGCGCCTGTCAGCCGACACGGCCGCCGAAATCGGCGCCGCCGAGGGCGACGCGGTCACGGTCAGCACGGCGCGCGGATCGATCAGCCTGCCGCTGATCATCACCGACATGCCCGACCGGGTGGTGTGGCTTCCGCTGAACTCGCCCGGTTCGGCGGTGCACCGGAAATTGGGCGTAACCATCGGCAGCACAGTGAAAATCGGAGTGGGCTCATGA
- the nuoF gene encoding NADH-quinone oxidoreductase subunit NuoF, with amino-acid sequence MTSAQATPLTPVLSRFWDDPESWTLETYRRHDGYQAMKKALSMAPDDVIATVKDSGLRGRGGAGFSTGTKWSFIPQGDTGAAAKPHYLVVNADESEPGTCKDMPLMLAAPHLLVEGVIIAAYAIRAHHAFIYVRGEVLPVLRRLQNAVAEAYAAGYLGRDINGSGFDLELVVHAGAGAYICGEETALLDSLEGRRGQPRLRPPFPAVSGLYGCPTVINNVESIASVPPIILNGVEWFRSMGSEKSPGFTLYSLSGHVTRPGQYEAPLGITLRELLQYAGGVRAGHRLKFWTPGGSSTPILTEEHLDVPLDYEGVGGAGSMLGTKALQIFDETTCVVRAARRWSEFYKHESCGKCTPCREGTYWLVPIYDRLENGQGTQEDLDTLLDIADVLFGKSFCALGDGAAMPVQSSIRYFRDEYVAHVEGGGCPFDPRKSMLASNGERH; translated from the coding sequence ATGACCAGCGCTCAGGCCACGCCGCTCACCCCGGTCCTCAGCCGCTTTTGGGACGACCCCGAGTCCTGGACTCTCGAGACCTACCGGCGTCACGACGGCTACCAGGCGATGAAGAAGGCGCTGAGCATGGCGCCCGACGACGTGATCGCGACCGTCAAGGACTCCGGGCTGCGCGGGCGCGGCGGCGCCGGCTTCTCGACCGGGACGAAGTGGTCGTTCATCCCGCAGGGCGACACCGGCGCGGCCGCCAAGCCGCATTACCTGGTGGTCAACGCCGACGAGTCGGAACCCGGTACGTGTAAAGACATGCCGCTGATGCTGGCGGCACCGCATCTCCTCGTCGAGGGTGTCATCATCGCCGCGTACGCGATCCGCGCCCACCACGCGTTCATCTACGTGCGCGGGGAAGTCCTGCCCGTGCTGCGCCGCCTGCAGAACGCGGTGGCCGAGGCCTACGCCGCCGGCTACCTGGGCCGCGACATCAACGGCTCGGGCTTCGATCTGGAGTTGGTGGTGCACGCGGGCGCGGGCGCCTACATCTGCGGTGAGGAAACCGCGCTGCTGGATTCGCTGGAGGGCCGCCGCGGCCAGCCGCGGCTACGGCCACCGTTCCCCGCGGTGTCCGGCCTTTACGGCTGCCCCACCGTCATCAACAACGTCGAATCGATTGCCAGCGTGCCGCCGATCATTCTGAACGGTGTCGAGTGGTTTCGGTCGATGGGCAGCGAGAAATCGCCTGGCTTCACGCTGTATTCGCTGTCCGGACACGTCACCCGCCCGGGCCAGTACGAGGCCCCCCTGGGTATCACGTTGCGCGAGTTGCTCCAATACGCCGGCGGCGTACGGGCCGGGCATCGGCTCAAGTTCTGGACACCGGGCGGGTCGTCGACACCGATCCTCACCGAGGAGCACCTCGACGTGCCGCTGGACTACGAGGGCGTGGGCGGGGCCGGGTCGATGCTGGGGACCAAGGCGCTGCAGATTTTCGACGAGACGACGTGCGTGGTGCGCGCGGCCCGGCGCTGGTCGGAGTTCTACAAGCACGAGTCGTGCGGCAAATGCACGCCGTGCCGGGAGGGCACCTACTGGCTGGTCCCGATCTACGACAGGCTGGAAAACGGCCAGGGCACCCAGGAGGATCTGGACACGCTCCTCGACATCGCCGACGTTCTGTTCGGAAAGTCGTTCTGCGCGTTGGGCGATGGCGCGGCGATGCCGGTGCAGTCGTCGATTCGATACTTCCGCGACGAGTACGTCGCCCACGTCGAGGGCGGCGGTTGCCCGTTCGACCCCCGAAAGTCCATGCTCGCTTCGAACGGAGAGCGGCACTGA
- the nuoE gene encoding NADH-quinone oxidoreductase subunit NuoE, giving the protein MTGPQGQPVFLRLGPPPEEPNAFVVEGAPQSYSPEVRARLELDAKEIIGRYPNKRSALLPLLHLVQAEDSYLTPAGLEFCGEQLGLTGAEVAAVATFYTMYRRGPTGDYLVGVCTNTLCAIMGGDAIFDSLTEHLGIGNDETTADGSVTLQHIECNAACDYAPVVMVNWEFYDNQTPESARELVDSLRSGEPRPPTRGAPLCAFRETSRILAGLPDERPDQGQGGAGEATLAGLKVAKEHGMQAPTPPESQS; this is encoded by the coding sequence GTGACCGGCCCACAGGGACAGCCGGTCTTCCTCCGGCTCGGGCCACCGCCCGAGGAACCCAACGCGTTCGTCGTCGAGGGTGCGCCGCAGTCGTATTCACCGGAGGTGCGGGCACGGCTCGAGCTCGACGCCAAGGAGATCATCGGCCGCTACCCCAACAAGCGCTCGGCGCTGCTGCCGTTGCTGCACCTGGTGCAGGCCGAGGACTCCTACCTGACCCCGGCGGGTCTGGAGTTCTGCGGTGAGCAGCTCGGACTGACCGGCGCCGAGGTGGCGGCCGTGGCGACGTTCTACACGATGTACCGCCGCGGGCCGACCGGCGACTATCTGGTGGGTGTGTGCACCAACACGCTGTGCGCCATCATGGGCGGTGACGCGATATTCGACTCCCTGACAGAGCATTTGGGCATCGGCAACGACGAGACCACCGCCGACGGCTCGGTCACCCTGCAACACATCGAGTGCAACGCCGCCTGCGACTACGCGCCGGTGGTGATGGTCAACTGGGAGTTCTACGACAACCAGACGCCCGAATCCGCACGCGAACTCGTCGACTCGTTGCGCTCCGGTGAGCCCCGGCCGCCCACCCGCGGCGCTCCGCTGTGCGCCTTCCGCGAGACGTCGCGCATCCTGGCCGGCCTCCCCGACGAGCGCCCCGACCAAGGACAGGGCGGCGCGGGCGAGGCCACCCTGGCCGGTCTGAAAGTGGCGAAGGAACACGGCATGCAGGCACCGACTCCCCCGGAGAGCCAGTCATGA
- the nuoD gene encoding NADH dehydrogenase (quinone) subunit D, whose product MSTITDSTNGGGGAESPETVLVAGGQDWDQIVEAARKADPGERIVVNMGPQHPSTHGVLRLILEIEGETVTEARCGIGYLHTGIEKNLEYRFWTQGVTFVTRMDYLSPFFNEAAYCLGVEKLLGITDQIPERVNVIRVMVMELNRISSHLVALATGGMELGAMTPMFVGFRGREIVLNLFEMISGLRMNHAYIRPGGVAQDLPPNAKDDIAEALKPLRQVLREMGDLLNENPIWKARTQDVGYLDLTGCMALGITGPILRATGLPHDLRKSEPYCGYENYEFDVMTADTCDAYGRYMIRVNEMWESVKIVEQCLDKLQPGPTMISDRKIAWPADLKVGPDGMGNSEEHIAKIMGSSMEGLIHHFKLVTEGIRVPPGQVYTAVESPRGELGVHMVSDGGTRPYRVHFRDPSFTNLQSVAAMCEGGMVADLITAVASIDPVMGGVDR is encoded by the coding sequence ATGAGCACAATCACTGACTCGACCAACGGTGGAGGCGGCGCCGAAAGCCCAGAGACCGTCTTGGTCGCCGGCGGTCAGGACTGGGACCAGATCGTCGAAGCCGCGCGCAAGGCGGACCCCGGCGAACGGATCGTCGTCAACATGGGACCCCAGCACCCGTCCACCCACGGGGTGCTGCGGCTGATCCTCGAGATCGAGGGCGAAACGGTCACCGAGGCGCGCTGCGGGATCGGTTATCTGCACACCGGGATCGAGAAGAATCTCGAATACCGCTTCTGGACCCAGGGCGTCACCTTTGTGACCCGAATGGATTACCTGTCACCGTTTTTCAACGAGGCCGCGTACTGCCTGGGTGTGGAGAAGCTGCTCGGCATCACCGATCAGATACCGGAGCGGGTCAACGTCATCCGGGTGATGGTGATGGAGCTCAACCGGATCTCGTCGCATCTGGTCGCGCTGGCCACCGGTGGCATGGAACTCGGCGCCATGACGCCGATGTTCGTGGGTTTCCGTGGGCGCGAGATCGTGCTGAATTTGTTCGAGATGATCTCCGGGTTGCGGATGAACCACGCCTACATCCGGCCGGGGGGCGTGGCGCAGGACCTGCCGCCCAACGCAAAAGACGACATCGCCGAAGCCCTCAAGCCGCTGCGCCAGGTGCTGCGCGAAATGGGTGATCTGCTCAACGAGAACCCCATCTGGAAGGCCCGCACCCAGGACGTCGGCTACCTGGATCTGACCGGGTGCATGGCGCTGGGCATCACCGGGCCGATCCTGCGCGCCACCGGGTTGCCGCACGACCTGCGAAAGAGCGAACCGTACTGCGGATATGAAAACTACGAATTCGACGTCATGACCGCCGACACGTGTGATGCTTACGGCCGCTACATGATTCGGGTCAACGAGATGTGGGAGTCGGTCAAGATCGTCGAGCAGTGTCTGGACAAGTTGCAGCCGGGCCCGACCATGATCTCCGACCGCAAGATCGCCTGGCCGGCCGATTTGAAGGTGGGCCCGGACGGCATGGGTAACTCAGAAGAGCACATCGCCAAGATCATGGGCAGCTCGATGGAGGGATTGATCCACCACTTCAAGCTGGTCACCGAGGGCATCAGGGTGCCGCCGGGCCAGGTCTACACCGCGGTGGAATCGCCGCGCGGGGAGCTGGGCGTGCACATGGTGAGCGACGGCGGGACCCGCCCCTACCGGGTGCACTTCCGGGACCCCTCGTTCACCAACCTGCAGTCGGTCGCCGCGATGTGCGAGGGCGGCATGGTGGCCGACCTGATCACCGCGGTCGCCAGCATCGACCCGGTCATGGGCGGGGTGGACCGGTGA